The genomic stretch TCTTTTCTAAAGCTTCTTTAATGCCCTGCAAGTCTGGCGTGTTTTCATTGACCTCTGTTACACCAAAGTATTTCTGACGTTTCATAAAGCTCTCATGGCGAATAACACGCTGTTTTTTTAGGGAGCGATATAACGGAACAAAGCGATCAAGACTGGCAACGATTAAAGATAGGCCAAGTGCTGCAATTAAGAGCATGTACCACCAGGAACCGTATAAATTATGAAAACCTAGGTCATAATAGAGTTGACCAAGTACGCCATATTGTTCTTTGTAGTAAACTGTCGGATCTGACAGCGGCGGTATGTACATTTCTTGAGGGAAAATGGTGCCTATTGCGGAAGCGACAAGTAGTAAAATAATGATCCAAATTCCTACCTTAACGGATGAAAAGAAATTCCAGATCTTATCAATAATCGTTGTTTTATACGTTTGTGACCTACGTGCACTTCCTTCATATCTCATATTAAGTAGTTGCTTAGAATCTAAATCACCTTTAAGCGGTTTACCACAAACTTCGCATATCTCAGTTCCATAAGGGTTCACATGTCCGCATTCACAGGTGATGTTTTTGTTGCTCATTGGAACACCCCATTACGGTTGGATTCGCTTCATATAACTATCAATAACTTCCTCTGAAAGACTGGCTTCCGTTTTTTGAATAACCTTTCCATCTTTATCAATTAAAAAGGTAACTGGTATTGGGCCCACTCCATAGTGATTTGTTACATCATTACTTTTATCAAGCAATACTGGAAAACTAAGGTTATACCGATCAGCAAAGCTTTCTGCTGTTAATTTAGGCTCTGAAACATTCACTGCTAATATTTCGACACCTTTTTCCTTATATTCTTTATACTTCTTGTCCATAGCAGGCATTTCATCTTTACAAGGCTCACAATAAGTTGCCCAGAAATTCAGAAAGACCCCTTTTCCTCTGTAGTCCTCAAGCTCAACTTCATTTCCTTCTAAATCAGTTAATATAAAGTTAGGTGCTTGATCTCCGGCTTGTACGATTCCGCTTTCATTTGCAAAAAAGTTTGTATAGAACGTATAGCCGACTGCTATAAAGACGATAGCCAATATAACAGTCCGCACGATCAGCCGGTTTTTCTTTTTCATCGAACCAACTCCAATCAAACAAAGCAATACTACTCTCACTATAACGTGTCATTAAGTCGGAACCTTATCGTTTTTTTGAATTTTGTGTGACAGCTTGGTTTCGCAGCTGTTTTACTTCATAAGGTTTTAGTTCACGATAATCTCCAGGGTTCATTCCAGTTAGTTCCAAAAATCCGTAACGTTCTCTTTTTAACTTTTGGACAGGATAACCCAAAGTTTCGAACATACGACGGACTTGACGGTTTTTTCCTTCATGAATTGTTAATTCTACAATCGACTTTTCTTTTTGCTTATCGACTGATAATATTCTTGCGCGTGCTTTAGCAGTTTTGCCATCTTCTAGCTGTACGCCTCTCTCAAGCTTTTGAATGGTTTCTTTATTCATTAAGCCTTTCACCTTTGCAACATACACTTTGTCTACGTGATAGCTTGGGTGCATAAGCTTATTCGCAAAATCCCCATCATTTGTTAGGAGTAAAGCACCTGACGTGTCGTAATCAAGTCTTCCAACAGGAAAAATACGTTCTTCGATTTCATGAAAATAATCGGTAACCGCTTTTCTTCCCTTATCATCATCTATTGTTGATATGACGCCTGTTGGTTTATAAAACAAAAAATAAACAGGTTCTTCGCGTTCTACCTGAATCCCGTTCACTTCGATTTTACAGCGTTCAGATACCTTTGTCCCGAG from Bacillus sp. Cs-700 encodes the following:
- the resA gene encoding thiol-disulfide oxidoreductase ResA, with amino-acid sequence MKKKNRLIVRTVILAIVFIAVGYTFYTNFFANESGIVQAGDQAPNFILTDLEGNEVELEDYRGKGVFLNFWATYCEPCKDEMPAMDKKYKEYKEKGVEILAVNVSEPKLTAESFADRYNLSFPVLLDKSNDVTNHYGVGPIPVTFLIDKDGKVIQKTEASLSEEVIDSYMKRIQP
- a CDS encoding pseudouridine synthase; this translates as MERLQKVIAQAGVTSRRKAETLIEEGRVKVNGKVVTELGTKVSERCKIEVNGIQVEREEPVYFLFYKPTGVISTIDDDKGRKAVTDYFHEIEERIFPVGRLDYDTSGALLLTNDGDFANKLMHPSYHVDKVYVAKVKGLMNKETIQKLERGVQLEDGKTAKARARILSVDKQKEKSIVELTIHEGKNRQVRRMFETLGYPVQKLKRERYGFLELTGMNPGDYRELKPYEVKQLRNQAVTQNSKKR